Proteins from a genomic interval of Acidimicrobiia bacterium:
- a CDS encoding sodium:proton antiporter, translating to MDNPTVLIAMVLALGIVAQWVATQLKVPSILLLLAVGLAAGPGFGLIDPDDLLGDLLFPVVSMGVGLLLFEGGLGLHKSEFGRWRKVLVRLLSVGVLITGLVGAAAAYYVGGLPARVAAVFGALMTVTGPTVIIPLLRQARLRPRLARVLRWEGITIDAVGATLGVVVLEVVAVEGEGPFQIAAEVASTAVIGTAIGFIMAVVVTRALAHHWVPDHIQNGLILAAVFVAFAVSNELRSEAGLFATTVMGITMANQRRAPVRHVVEFQENLSVMLIGSIFVLLGARVEADSLRDNLLPALGVLAVLVLVARPLAVAVSTWRSNLSRNERMYLGALAPRGIVAASVSALFALRLEANGVEGGADLAAFTFVVVAGSVVIYGLLARPVSRWLHVAVPDPTGVALIGAPAWAVSLGVCLSNVDVAVLVVSTDEEEIEAARRADLLVYNGRLAHRDLVETTEALGVGLALAVSGREELNQFGAERFMALIGRSNVYSLPLSSEERDEAHGGAGGQEVRLFGAGLTNTDLASLLESGAEMVTIARSDLRSPKHGFWPIISTKGGTASVINGGVDEAAEWVIGLQAPITADEVRVS from the coding sequence GTGGACAACCCCACCGTGTTAATAGCAATGGTCTTGGCGTTGGGCATTGTGGCCCAATGGGTAGCAACCCAGCTCAAGGTGCCTTCGATCTTGCTTTTGTTGGCGGTTGGGCTGGCGGCTGGCCCTGGTTTCGGCCTTATTGACCCCGATGATTTGTTAGGCGACCTTCTCTTTCCCGTTGTTTCTATGGGTGTCGGTCTGCTGCTTTTCGAGGGCGGCCTGGGTTTACACAAGAGCGAGTTTGGTCGCTGGCGCAAAGTGCTGGTGCGCCTGTTAAGCGTTGGTGTGCTTATAACCGGGTTGGTAGGGGCGGCGGCTGCTTATTATGTGGGCGGTCTGCCAGCGCGGGTGGCGGCGGTGTTCGGTGCTCTCATGACAGTCACCGGCCCTACCGTAATTATCCCTCTCTTGCGCCAGGCAAGGCTGCGGCCGCGATTGGCACGGGTGCTTCGTTGGGAAGGCATCACTATTGACGCCGTAGGCGCCACCTTGGGTGTGGTGGTGTTGGAAGTGGTGGCGGTGGAGGGCGAAGGTCCGTTTCAAATAGCGGCCGAAGTGGCTTCCACGGCGGTGATAGGCACAGCCATAGGTTTTATTATGGCAGTGGTGGTTACTAGAGCGTTGGCCCATCATTGGGTGCCCGATCACATTCAAAATGGTTTGATCCTGGCCGCGGTTTTCGTGGCGTTCGCGGTTTCGAACGAACTGCGTAGCGAAGCGGGCTTGTTTGCCACCACTGTTATGGGCATCACCATGGCTAATCAGCGGCGTGCTCCGGTACGTCACGTGGTTGAGTTCCAAGAAAACCTGAGCGTGATGTTAATCGGCAGTATTTTTGTGTTGCTTGGGGCTCGGGTGGAAGCCGACAGCTTGCGTGACAATCTGTTACCGGCCCTCGGTGTGTTGGCGGTGTTGGTGTTGGTTGCTCGCCCATTAGCGGTGGCGGTGTCCACTTGGCGGTCCAATCTCAGCCGGAACGAGCGCATGTATTTAGGAGCGTTGGCACCAAGGGGAATTGTGGCGGCCTCAGTTTCGGCGTTGTTTGCACTGCGCCTCGAAGCAAACGGAGTGGAAGGTGGTGCCGATTTGGCGGCCTTTACCTTTGTGGTGGTGGCTGGCTCGGTGGTGATATATGGGCTTTTAGCTCGCCCTGTGTCGCGTTGGTTGCATGTGGCGGTGCCCGACCCCACCGGGGTGGCCCTCATTGGTGCGCCCGCATGGGCGGTGTCATTAGGTGTTTGTTTATCGAACGTTGATGTGGCAGTGCTGGTGGTTTCTACCGACGAGGAAGAAATTGAGGCTGCCCGCCGGGCCGATTTGTTGGTTTATAACGGTAGGTTGGCGCATCGTGATTTGGTGGAAACCACCGAGGCGTTGGGGGTTGGTTTGGCGCTTGCGGTTTCTGGTCGTGAGGAACTGAACCAGTTTGGTGCTGAACGGTTCATGGCGCTGATTGGACGGTCGAACGTGTATAGCCTGCCGTTATCGTCAGAAGAACGTGACGAAGCCCATGGCGGTGCTGGAGGCCAAGAAGTGCGGCTGTTTGGTGCTGGGCTTACCAACACCGATTTAGCGTCGCTGTTGGAATCAGGGGCCGAAATGGTCACTATCGCACGCAGCGACCTGCGTTCGCCTAAACATGGGTTTTGGCCCATCATCTCCACCAAAGGGGGCACCGCCAGTGTGATCAACGGTGGGGTTGACGAAGCGGCGGAATGGGTTATCGGCCTCCAAGCACCTATTACTGCCGACGAGGTGCGGGTGAGCTAA
- a CDS encoding heterodisulfide reductase-related iron-sulfur binding cluster gives MSTSPQTTDSAEKKRLRPHQIVVILGVAIAIFTALSGIAATVLQWHDDSEIQREVFGNVPSGLRLIFYTVIPVLLVYGAVLFSQRTRNWERGAPDERRTTPKNIKRRLADFRAGVFMQTLLRDPAEGIMHSLIYFNFLILMAVTTVLEINHQMPESAKFLHGQVYMAYSFVGDVAGVGLFVGTMWAIIRRFVQRPYRIRIKTKPEHVLILGTFWMLAVTGFTTEMFRIALVGRPDFEKWSVVGYPLSGLVENMNNLSGWHQSQWIIHVVAFAVFLAILPVTMLRHVFTSPMNMYLRDRERPKGAMRAMPNLMETELESFGASTVEDFTWKQLLDTDACTMCGRCTAVCPAHATGKPLDPREIVLKTGEVMAATGDPVVSPPIGTVKDITIGANSLFERITPEEVWACTSCKACDEACPVNIEILDKILDMRRYLTLMESDFPTELGIAYRGMENSGNPWGLSQSERGDWAKDLDVPILDPNDPFKHEYLYWVGCAGSFDDKNRKVSQALAKLLKRAGVDFAILGPSEMCTGDPARRSGNEYIFQMLATQNVEMLNGMGVKKIITQCPHCFNTMGNEYPQLGGHFEVVHHSQFLEWLIDTGKLDMSEAQLDERIVYHDSCYLGRHNDVYMSPRNVIGSLAGVQIIEASANGVEGTCCGAGGARMWMEETIGTKVNDKRSQELLATGADRIATACPYCFIMIDDGVKGAGAEEVGVADIAQHLLEALEKGEAAAAASTVSGSTGLDSDGAAGSGGGSAEA, from the coding sequence ATGAGCACTTCACCCCAAACCACTGATTCGGCGGAAAAGAAACGTCTTCGGCCACACCAAATTGTGGTCATTCTTGGCGTAGCAATTGCCATCTTCACCGCACTGTCGGGTATCGCCGCGACCGTGTTGCAATGGCACGACGACTCCGAGATCCAGCGCGAGGTCTTCGGCAACGTCCCAAGTGGATTGCGCCTTATCTTCTATACCGTCATTCCAGTACTGCTGGTTTATGGGGCGGTGCTGTTCTCGCAACGCACCCGTAACTGGGAACGTGGCGCTCCTGATGAACGCCGCACCACGCCGAAGAACATCAAGCGCCGCCTGGCTGATTTCCGTGCCGGTGTGTTCATGCAGACCCTGCTGCGTGACCCCGCCGAAGGCATAATGCACTCGCTCATCTATTTCAACTTCTTGATTCTCATGGCCGTGACCACGGTGCTTGAGATCAACCACCAGATGCCCGAATCGGCCAAATTCCTGCATGGACAGGTGTACATGGCCTACTCATTTGTGGGCGATGTGGCTGGCGTGGGGCTCTTCGTGGGCACCATGTGGGCCATCATCCGCCGCTTTGTGCAACGGCCCTACCGCATCCGCATTAAGACTAAGCCCGAACACGTGCTCATTTTGGGAACCTTCTGGATGCTGGCGGTAACTGGTTTCACCACCGAAATGTTCCGTATTGCACTGGTGGGTCGACCTGATTTCGAGAAGTGGTCAGTCGTTGGCTATCCGCTCTCGGGCCTGGTTGAGAACATGAACAACCTCTCGGGCTGGCACCAATCACAGTGGATTATTCACGTGGTTGCCTTCGCGGTATTCCTCGCCATCTTGCCCGTCACCATGTTGCGTCACGTGTTTACCTCACCGATGAACATGTACCTGCGTGACCGTGAGCGCCCCAAGGGTGCCATGCGGGCCATGCCAAACCTCATGGAAACCGAGCTTGAAAGCTTCGGCGCTTCGACGGTGGAAGACTTCACCTGGAAACAACTCCTCGACACCGATGCTTGCACCATGTGCGGGCGGTGCACGGCTGTTTGCCCAGCTCACGCTACTGGTAAACCACTCGACCCTCGTGAAATTGTGCTGAAGACGGGTGAAGTGATGGCCGCCACCGGCGACCCGGTTGTTTCGCCTCCCATTGGCACCGTGAAAGACATCACCATTGGGGCCAACTCGCTCTTCGAACGAATTACCCCCGAAGAAGTTTGGGCCTGTACCTCGTGCAAGGCTTGTGATGAGGCATGCCCGGTCAACATCGAGATCCTCGACAAGATTCTCGACATGCGTCGCTATCTCACTCTCATGGAATCCGACTTCCCGACCGAGTTGGGAATTGCCTATCGCGGTATGGAGAACTCGGGTAACCCATGGGGCCTCAGTCAGTCAGAACGAGGTGACTGGGCTAAAGACCTCGACGTACCCATTCTCGATCCGAACGACCCCTTCAAGCACGAATACCTGTATTGGGTTGGTTGTGCTGGTTCCTTCGACGATAAGAACCGCAAAGTCAGCCAGGCCTTGGCCAAGTTGTTGAAGCGTGCCGGGGTTGACTTCGCCATCTTGGGCCCATCGGAAATGTGCACCGGCGACCCGGCTCGCCGTTCCGGGAACGAATACATCTTCCAGATGCTGGCCACCCAAAACGTGGAAATGCTAAACGGCATGGGCGTGAAGAAGATCATCACCCAGTGCCCGCACTGCTTTAACACTATGGGGAACGAATACCCACAACTGGGTGGACATTTCGAAGTGGTGCACCATAGCCAGTTCCTCGAATGGCTAATTGACACCGGCAAGCTCGACATGAGCGAGGCCCAACTCGATGAGCGCATTGTGTATCACGACTCGTGCTACCTCGGTCGCCACAACGACGTTTACATGTCGCCAAGAAACGTGATCGGCTCGCTGGCTGGCGTGCAGATTATCGAAGCTTCCGCCAACGGCGTGGAAGGCACCTGCTGTGGTGCTGGTGGTGCTCGGATGTGGATGGAAGAAACCATCGGCACCAAGGTCAACGACAAACGCTCACAAGAGCTGTTGGCCACTGGCGCTGATCGTATCGCTACAGCCTGCCCGTACTGCTTCATCATGATTGATGACGGCGTGAAGGGTGCTGGTGCTGAAGAAGTAGGTGTTGCCGACATTGCGCAGCACTTGTTGGAAGCACTTGAAAAGGGTGAAGCCGCCGCCGCTGCCAGCACGGTGAGCGGTAGCACTGGTTTAGATAGCGACGGCGCTGCCGGCAGTGGCGGCGGCTCAGCCGAGGCCTAA
- the dcd gene encoding dCTP deaminase has translation MILSDRTIKEALESGRIEIDPFDPACIQPSSVDLHLDRYFRVFRNHTVGHIDVKENLEELTELVQVEDDIPFMLHPGEFVLGSTTERVALANDLVARLEGKSSLGRLGLLIHSTAGFVDAGWNGQLTLELSNVANLPITLYPNMKIGQISFIQMTSEADIPYGSAALGSKYHGQVGPRPSRYWENFDN, from the coding sequence ATGATTCTCTCCGACCGTACGATTAAAGAAGCGCTTGAGTCCGGCCGCATTGAGATCGACCCGTTTGACCCGGCCTGTATTCAGCCCTCATCGGTTGACCTGCACTTAGACCGTTACTTCCGAGTCTTTCGCAACCACACTGTGGGCCATATCGACGTGAAAGAAAACCTGGAAGAGCTGACTGAACTCGTGCAGGTTGAAGACGATATTCCCTTCATGCTGCACCCCGGCGAATTCGTGCTTGGCTCCACCACCGAACGGGTCGCCTTAGCAAATGACTTGGTGGCACGCTTGGAAGGAAAGTCGAGCCTTGGTCGGCTCGGCCTTCTTATTCACTCCACAGCTGGTTTTGTCGACGCCGGATGGAATGGCCAACTCACCCTTGAGCTTTCAAACGTGGCGAACCTGCCAATCACGCTCTACCCCAATATGAAGATCGGCCAGATCTCGTTTATCCAAATGACCTCTGAGGCCGACATACCCTACGGTAGCGCTGCGCTAGGTTCGAAATACCACGGCCAAGTTGGTCCTCGTCCCAGTCGCTACTGGGAAAATTTCGACAACTAA
- a CDS encoding CoA transferase, whose product MSRGVYEGLRVVEFGQYISVPYAGELFANGGATVIKIEPITGDVTRNSNNLGPKHGRLYVTQSRGKQGIPIALGTDAGRDLARELVLSADIVITNMRPGLMRGLGLAYDQLSSEKPGLIYGEISGYGPDSPNADLACVDSIAQAESGMMLSVGGANGSKPIMGEAFLTDYMSGTLLAFALAGALHVRNETGRGQHVSTTLMQASLALQHASANVFYDYDPWKPEFVAKAEAPGSTIERRMAERVSHRPQRPYNYDVYETADGAISVGAVGAMAPKYAEILGLVDTEAADIHEQTEIAMKGWATTELVQRFQEAGIPCGRVRFLEDMVLDPVSEDAGYVYRGEHPVAGPYLMPTAPVKFSDSSFEVGVSWPSLGEHTYQVLGDIGFDAKKIATLVAEGVVLDDKVH is encoded by the coding sequence ATGTCGAGGGGGGTATACGAAGGGCTTCGAGTGGTCGAGTTCGGCCAGTACATCTCGGTGCCTTATGCCGGAGAGCTCTTCGCTAATGGCGGTGCCACCGTCATCAAAATTGAGCCCATAACCGGTGACGTCACACGCAACAGCAACAACCTCGGTCCCAAACACGGCCGTTTGTATGTAACCCAGTCACGAGGTAAACAGGGCATCCCGATAGCGCTGGGCACCGATGCTGGACGAGATCTAGCTCGAGAACTTGTCCTCAGCGCCGACATTGTTATCACCAACATGCGGCCCGGCCTAATGCGTGGTTTGGGGCTCGCGTACGACCAATTGTCAAGCGAAAAACCCGGCCTTATATATGGTGAGATCAGCGGCTATGGCCCTGATAGCCCCAACGCAGACCTGGCTTGTGTGGACTCAATTGCCCAAGCCGAAAGCGGAATGATGCTCTCGGTGGGTGGGGCGAATGGTTCCAAGCCGATTATGGGGGAGGCGTTCCTAACCGATTACATGTCGGGAACGTTGTTGGCGTTTGCTTTGGCTGGAGCTCTACACGTTCGAAATGAGACTGGGCGAGGCCAGCATGTTTCCACCACACTTATGCAGGCGTCTTTAGCGCTTCAACATGCCAGTGCCAACGTGTTTTATGATTACGACCCTTGGAAGCCCGAGTTTGTTGCGAAGGCCGAAGCTCCAGGTAGCACGATTGAGCGGCGAATGGCCGAGCGGGTTTCTCACCGTCCGCAGCGCCCCTACAACTATGACGTTTATGAGACCGCTGATGGTGCAATTTCGGTGGGTGCCGTCGGCGCTATGGCGCCAAAGTACGCAGAAATTTTGGGTTTGGTTGACACCGAAGCCGCGGATATTCACGAACAAACCGAAATTGCAATGAAAGGTTGGGCTACCACCGAGCTTGTGCAACGTTTCCAAGAGGCCGGTATCCCATGTGGTCGGGTGCGCTTCTTAGAAGACATGGTTTTAGATCCAGTTAGTGAAGATGCGGGTTACGTTTACCGAGGCGAACATCCCGTGGCAGGCCCGTATTTAATGCCAACCGCGCCGGTGAAATTTTCCGACAGCAGCTTTGAGGTAGGTGTCTCGTGGCCTTCGTTGGGGGAACACACCTACCAGGTTTTGGGTGACATAGGATTTGATGCCAAGAAAATTGCCACCCTGGTCGCTGAAGGGGTGGTGCTCGATGACAAAGTCCACTAA
- a CDS encoding acyl-CoA dehydrogenase family protein — MDKDSDLAVTSFDVGDHGELRRRIRAFFEEDLPKAMQELESENPAADRIAQARSYRAALFQAGLAGLDYPSELGGGGGGADEMAIWREESKGIVPREDAVFGIGIGMVLPTLRDNSPELAKRFVPPGLRGDEIWCQLYSEPGAGSDLAALSTRTVRDGDTWVVNGQKVWTSGADNAQLAVLLARTDPDAPKHRGITMFILPIEQEGVEVRPLRQMTGIAEFNEVFITDARIPADWVVGEVNDGWRHAVALLAHERVQTGTASVGVNESERSKSGRVPLPFRQLVELAKERGMADDELVRQDLAALYTGEKVMGWLGRRQVHPSIGKLWRTRQGRAAAELAAKLAFPASPAWMPDDVDPDYWAFHFLNCRGMSLGGGTDEIQRNTLAEKYLELPRDPRP, encoded by the coding sequence ATGGACAAAGATTCTGACCTAGCTGTAACAAGCTTTGATGTTGGCGATCATGGTGAGCTCCGTCGGCGGATCCGTGCTTTCTTCGAGGAAGATCTGCCAAAGGCAATGCAAGAGTTGGAGTCTGAAAACCCTGCTGCCGATCGAATCGCCCAGGCTCGCAGTTATCGAGCGGCCCTCTTCCAGGCAGGCTTGGCTGGTCTTGACTACCCTTCCGAGCTCGGCGGGGGTGGTGGCGGTGCCGATGAAATGGCTATTTGGCGCGAAGAATCTAAAGGAATCGTGCCCCGAGAAGATGCTGTCTTTGGCATCGGTATCGGCATGGTGCTACCAACCCTTCGTGATAATTCCCCTGAACTGGCCAAGCGTTTCGTTCCTCCGGGCTTACGGGGCGATGAAATTTGGTGCCAGCTATATTCCGAACCGGGTGCTGGTAGCGACTTAGCGGCACTTTCGACCCGCACCGTGCGTGATGGTGATACCTGGGTGGTGAACGGACAAAAAGTTTGGACCTCTGGTGCCGATAACGCCCAGCTAGCTGTTTTGTTGGCCCGCACCGATCCTGATGCTCCAAAACATCGGGGTATAACTATGTTTATTCTGCCTATCGAGCAAGAAGGCGTTGAGGTGCGGCCGCTCCGACAAATGACAGGAATTGCCGAATTCAACGAAGTCTTTATCACCGATGCTCGAATCCCGGCGGATTGGGTGGTGGGTGAGGTGAATGACGGTTGGCGTCACGCCGTGGCGCTTTTGGCTCATGAGCGTGTGCAAACTGGCACCGCGTCGGTGGGGGTGAACGAGTCTGAGCGGTCTAAATCCGGTCGGGTGCCGTTACCGTTTCGTCAGCTAGTCGAACTAGCAAAGGAACGTGGCATGGCTGATGATGAGCTCGTTCGACAGGATTTAGCGGCACTTTACACCGGTGAAAAAGTGATGGGCTGGCTGGGACGTCGGCAGGTTCATCCTTCGATTGGAAAGTTGTGGCGAACTCGCCAAGGGCGAGCGGCGGCGGAATTGGCGGCCAAGTTGGCCTTTCCTGCCTCACCTGCGTGGATGCCCGACGACGTTGACCCGGATTACTGGGCGTTTCATTTCCTTAACTGCCGTGGAATGTCGTTGGGCGGGGGTACCGACGAAATTCAACGCAACACGCTGGCAGAGAAATATTTGGAGTTGCCACGCGACCCAAGGCCCTAG
- a CDS encoding enoyl-CoA hydratase/isomerase family protein, producing MEASAETSLVTTTVANGVAHLRLNRPDRRNALVGPLVSNLRQALADTRAQTGAVVLSGEGEHLCAGLDLDAFNADPAPEWRPHFSENWLSLHQEIWDDQRPLVVAHTGGAVGGGSALVWAGDMVISGESAFTHVLEVAIGMVAPINLVWLMVRHGRAVATELALMAERIDGAGMFRRGLTTELVADEIVLERALAYAERMAGFPREAVTRSKEVINALSSMDFGGALATAQAMQAPDARPKRMNE from the coding sequence ATGGAAGCGAGTGCCGAAACATCATTGGTGACAACGACGGTCGCAAACGGTGTGGCTCACCTGCGGTTAAACCGTCCTGATCGACGCAATGCGTTAGTTGGGCCGCTGGTTTCCAACCTCCGCCAAGCCTTAGCCGACACTCGTGCGCAAACCGGCGCGGTCGTACTTTCTGGAGAAGGTGAGCATCTCTGCGCTGGCTTAGACCTCGACGCTTTTAACGCCGACCCAGCGCCCGAATGGCGGCCCCATTTCAGCGAAAACTGGCTTAGCCTGCACCAAGAAATTTGGGATGACCAGCGTCCTTTAGTGGTAGCTCACACTGGCGGTGCTGTTGGTGGTGGTTCGGCCTTGGTGTGGGCGGGCGACATGGTGATCTCGGGGGAATCAGCCTTTACCCATGTTCTTGAGGTGGCGATTGGCATGGTCGCGCCAATCAATCTGGTGTGGTTAATGGTGCGCCATGGTCGAGCGGTGGCCACCGAATTAGCACTGATGGCGGAACGAATTGACGGTGCTGGCATGTTTCGACGCGGCCTAACCACCGAGTTGGTGGCCGATGAGATCGTTTTGGAACGCGCTTTGGCGTATGCCGAGCGGATGGCGGGTTTCCCTCGCGAAGCCGTTACGCGTTCTAAAGAAGTTATTAACGCTCTCTCGAGCATGGATTTTGGTGGGGCCTTAGCCACGGCGCAGGCCATGCAGGCGCCAGATGCTCGGCCGAAGAGGATGAATGAGTAA
- a CDS encoding OsmC family protein: MALAEVIGGLKEAVKSDAAAANIVARANHELVGVTEVAVRAGAHTFTVDEPAALGGGGLGPNPVEYALAALGSCQAISYRFWSEQLGIRFDSLKVDIEGDLDLRGFLGLDSSVRAGFGDVQASVKISGPETTERYQELADTVNQHCPVGDVFANPVPVSYELSHV; the protein is encoded by the coding sequence ATGGCACTAGCTGAGGTAATTGGAGGTCTGAAAGAGGCCGTGAAGAGCGACGCTGCGGCGGCCAACATTGTGGCTCGGGCGAACCATGAGCTGGTGGGTGTGACCGAAGTAGCGGTGCGTGCCGGTGCTCACACTTTCACTGTCGATGAGCCAGCCGCACTTGGTGGAGGCGGCCTGGGGCCAAACCCAGTTGAATATGCCCTAGCGGCACTCGGATCTTGCCAAGCAATTAGTTATCGGTTCTGGTCCGAGCAGCTAGGTATTCGTTTCGATTCCCTTAAAGTCGATATCGAAGGCGACCTCGATCTACGAGGGTTCTTGGGCCTTGATTCGTCGGTGCGTGCCGGTTTTGGTGATGTGCAGGCTTCGGTCAAGATTTCGGGCCCTGAAACTACCGAGCGTTACCAAGAGCTGGCCGACACCGTGAACCAACACTGCCCGGTGGGTGATGTGTTCGCCAACCCGGTGCCTGTTTCCTACGAGCTTTCACACGTATAG
- a CDS encoding TrpB-like pyridoxal phosphate-dependent enzyme, translating into MRFDLPQSQLPTAWFNALPRMSEPMQPPLHPATREPVSPDDLAPLFPMALIQQEMSAEPWIDIPGEVLEILKLWRPTPLVRAVRLEQELGTPARIYYKDESVSPAGSHKPNTAVPQAYFNKVEGITRLTTETGAGQWGTSLAFAAAQYDLECKVYMVRTSYNSKPYRRMLMETWGASCVPSPIDDPDSPGSLGMAISDAVADAVGRDDSHYALGSVLNHVILHQTIIGLEAKEQLAIAGEDRPNVVIGSCGGGSNFGGIALPFFEDQAVRLLAVEPSSCPTLTQGTFEYDFGDTAGLTPLMPMYTLGADFMPPEIHAGGLRYHGDSPIVSALVKEGRMEAVAVPQTKVFDAATIFARTEGKLPAPESAHAIRAAIDEALDAKAKGEERVILFNLSGHGFLDLSAYDAYNNGELSDDL; encoded by the coding sequence ATGCGCTTCGATCTTCCCCAATCTCAACTGCCCACCGCCTGGTTCAACGCTCTTCCTCGAATGAGCGAGCCCATGCAACCACCACTTCACCCCGCCACTCGCGAACCAGTCAGCCCCGACGACTTGGCACCGCTCTTTCCCATGGCCCTCATCCAGCAGGAAATGTCGGCCGAGCCGTGGATCGACATTCCCGGTGAAGTGCTCGAGATTCTGAAGCTGTGGAGGCCAACGCCCCTGGTGAGAGCAGTCCGGCTGGAACAAGAACTGGGCACACCGGCGCGCATTTATTACAAAGACGAATCGGTCAGCCCGGCTGGATCGCATAAGCCCAACACCGCAGTGCCGCAAGCGTATTTCAACAAGGTTGAAGGCATTACCCGACTCACCACTGAAACTGGCGCTGGCCAGTGGGGCACCTCACTCGCCTTCGCTGCCGCCCAATACGACCTCGAGTGCAAGGTGTACATGGTGCGCACCTCGTACAACTCGAAGCCCTATCGCCGCATGCTGATGGAAACCTGGGGTGCCAGCTGCGTGCCCTCGCCCATCGACGACCCCGACAGCCCCGGTTCATTGGGCATGGCTATTAGTGACGCCGTGGCCGACGCCGTTGGTCGCGATGATTCTCATTACGCTTTGGGCTCGGTGCTAAACCATGTGATTCTGCACCAAACCATTATCGGTTTGGAAGCCAAAGAACAACTGGCCATTGCAGGTGAAGACCGCCCGAACGTGGTTATTGGCTCATGCGGGGGTGGCTCAAACTTCGGTGGCATTGCGTTGCCATTCTTCGAAGACCAGGCTGTGCGTCTTTTAGCGGTCGAACCTTCGTCGTGCCCCACACTCACCCAAGGCACCTTCGAATACGACTTTGGCGACACCGCCGGGCTAACCCCGCTAATGCCCATGTACACCTTGGGTGCCGACTTCATGCCGCCTGAAATTCACGCTGGCGGGCTGCGCTACCACGGCGATAGTCCGATTGTTTCTGCGCTGGTAAAAGAAGGTCGAATGGAAGCCGTAGCGGTTCCACAAACCAAAGTCTTCGATGCCGCCACCATTTTTGCTCGCACTGAAGGCAAACTGCCCGCACCCGAATCGGCGCACGCCATTCGCGCCGCCATCGACGAAGCCCTAGATGCCAAAGCCAAAGGTGAAGAACGAGTAATCTTGTTCAACCTTTCGGGCCACGGATTCCTCGACTTGTCGGCCTACGACGCCTACAACAACGGCGAGCTATCCGACGATCTGTAA
- a CDS encoding Fic/DOC family N-terminal domain-containing protein, whose protein sequence is MASLANSPVGTTVPISGFDARIGADYAIDAYIPHDLPNELKLPDSTWLVITEARAALARLDAMADLIPNPRLITRVVTRREAIGTSALEGTFAALPEVMAAEVLEASNQRENIAPDVAEVLNYTRAAAYAFDWIDERPITWGLISSLQALMVEGTSSDGPKAGEIRDSQVFIGTKNRPIHEARFVPPPPGDALRAMCDRWLSWLLADEPRQTIPLLARVAMAHYQFETLHPFTDGNGRVGRLVMVLQLMAEKELNQPVLSVSVWLTERASEYRDHLLRVSQSGEWAPWIEFLATAVRDEAHAGYQRIKRLLVLKEELAQSVRANLPRGRLAIDIADDLIANPVLNVADVVTRYRRSDQASRNAIAQLVKLNVLEPYGDDRYDRLFWNRRVFQVINS, encoded by the coding sequence ATGGCCAGTCTAGCTAATTCACCGGTTGGGACTACGGTGCCTATTTCTGGCTTTGACGCTCGTATTGGCGCGGATTACGCAATTGATGCCTACATTCCTCACGATCTACCCAATGAGTTAAAGCTGCCTGATTCCACTTGGTTGGTGATCACAGAGGCCAGAGCAGCGTTAGCCAGGCTTGACGCTATGGCCGACTTGATCCCGAACCCTCGGTTGATAACTCGTGTTGTGACCCGGCGTGAGGCAATTGGAACGTCGGCATTGGAAGGAACCTTTGCCGCTCTGCCCGAGGTCATGGCCGCTGAAGTTCTTGAAGCTTCTAATCAGCGAGAAAATATCGCACCAGATGTCGCAGAAGTGCTGAATTACACACGGGCAGCAGCGTATGCGTTCGACTGGATTGATGAGAGACCGATTACTTGGGGGCTTATTTCATCTCTGCAGGCCCTAATGGTTGAAGGTACGTCGAGCGATGGCCCCAAGGCGGGAGAGATCCGTGACAGCCAGGTGTTTATTGGCACCAAGAATCGCCCGATTCATGAGGCACGCTTTGTGCCACCTCCTCCGGGAGATGCTCTGCGCGCTATGTGTGATCGATGGCTTAGCTGGCTCTTGGCCGATGAGCCGCGACAGACGATCCCGCTCTTGGCACGTGTAGCCATGGCTCACTATCAGTTTGAAACTCTCCATCCCTTTACCGATGGGAACGGTCGCGTTGGCCGTCTCGTGATGGTGTTACAACTCATGGCAGAAAAAGAGCTCAACCAGCCGGTTCTATCAGTGTCGGTGTGGCTCACCGAAAGAGCTAGCGAATATCGTGATCACCTGCTGCGGGTTAGCCAAAGTGGTGAGTGGGCGCCGTGGATTGAGTTCCTAGCGACCGCAGTCAGAGACGAAGCACATGCTGGCTACCAGAGAATTAAGCGCTTACTCGTGCTGAAAGAGGAACTCGCACAGTCTGTTCGTGCCAACCTTCCACGCGGTCGCCTTGCGATTGACATCGCTGACGATCTCATTGCTAACCCAGTGCTGAACGTTGCTGATGTGGTCACCAGATACCGTCGTTCTGATCAAGCGAGCCGGAACGCCATTGCTCAGCTAGTGAAATTGAACGTGCTAGAACCTTACGGCGACGATCGTTACGACCGGTTGTTTTGGAATCGCCGTGTATTCCAAGTGATCAATAGTTGA